In one Dermacentor variabilis isolate Ectoservices chromosome 4, ASM5094787v1, whole genome shotgun sequence genomic region, the following are encoded:
- the LOC142577932 gene encoding receptor expression-enhancing protein 6-like — MLYVLLALLLLSFLIGAFGRHASNLVCVPYPAVVSVISVDSNVRQRYVKWITYWMVFGLVNLGDALCPLVSRLVPQYHLWRTLFLAWCFCPYKWNGCKLIRERLYTGKNLRIARVVAYVFYEGARVVTAQ; from the coding sequence ATGCTCTACGTCCTGCTCGCGCTGCTGCTCCTGTCGTTCCTGATCGGCGCGTTCGGCCGCCACGCGAGCAACCTCGTGTGCGTCCCGTACCCGGCCGTGGTGTCCGTCATCTCCGTGGACAGCAACGTGCGCCAGCGCTACGTCAAGTGGATCACCTACTGGATGGTCTTCGGCCTCGTCAACCTCGGCGACGCGCTGTGCCCGCTGGTGAGCCGCCTCGTGCCCCAGTACCACCTGTGGCGAACGCTGTTCCTCGCCTGGTGCTTCTGCCCGTACAAGTGGAACGGCTGCAAGCTGATTCGGGAGCGCCTCTACACCGGCAAGAACTTGAGGATCGCGAGGGTCGTGGCTTACGTGTTCTACGAGGGTGCCCGCGTGGTGACGGCTCAGTGA